The following is a genomic window from Collimonas fungivorans Ter331.
AATCGACCACTACGGTGCGGCTGTGCAAAAGCTCGGCCGGAAATTCCACCATGTCCGGCTTGAAGGCGCCGACGCCTATCGCCAGCGTAGTCGCGGCGATGCTGACCGGTATCACGGCGGTGCGCGAAGTGGTCAGGGCGATCACGACATCGGTGTGCGGCAAATCGGTGGCTAGCGCAGCGGCGGCCATGGCCTTGACGGCAATCTGCGGATGCCGCTGCTGCAAGGCTGCGCAAAATGCCTGCGTTTTTTCCAGGTCGCGCGCGGCGACCCAGAATTCGGTGACGCCGAAATACTCGGCCAGGCCGTCGGCATGAGCGATGGCCTGCACACCGGTGCCAATCAAAAATGCCGATTTTGGCTTTGACGGCAGCAAAGCTTCAATACCGAGCAGGCTTACCGCGGCCGTTCGCCTGGCGGTAACGGTGGGGCCATGCAACAGCGCCAGCCGGCGGCCGCTGGCGGCGTCGAACACCACTACTTCGCCCTGGATCGCCGGCAGCTGGTACTGGGCGTTGTTGGCGTGCACGGTGATCAGCTTGGTCATGCCGATGTCGGCAGCGACAGCCGGCATGCATAGCAGCACGCTGGCCTTGTCGATTTCCACCACCATGCGTTCGGGCGCATTGATCTCGCCTTGGCGCAGCTGCTGTGCGACCTTGACCAGCGCCGGCACCAGTTCGGCATACGGCAAGGCGGCGGCGGTGCTTTCAGCGTCGAGGATTCGCATATATTGGTCCATCCAAAATCGGCCCATCCAAAATTAATCAGCGCAGGAAGAAACCTTGCGGGAACGGATCGCTGTCTTCCAGCACCCACTGGTTGAAACCCATGATGTGCGCATTGCCGGTGACTTCGGTATGCACTGCATCGAACTCGCCGACCTTGGTGGTGCCGGTCACACGCACCCGGAAACAGCTGCCGACGATGCTTTCATTCACCAGCACCTGGTTCAGCGCCAGCTTCTGGCGCAGGAACAATTGCGCGGCGCGGCCTGAGGTACCGGTGCCGGTCGGCGAGCGGTCCACTTCGCGGTCGGCGAAGATGCAGACATTGGCCTGGTCGGCGCCGGCATCGTTCGGCGCGCCGTCGATGATGGTGCCGTACAACGTATCCAGGCCGGGCTCCAGCGGATGCTGGATTTTTACCTGGTCCTTGACTGCCTGCTTGGTTTCCGCGCCCAGCTGTATCAGGCTGCCCACCTGTTCCGGCTTGATCTTCACGCCAGCCTGGTCGGCGTTCATGTAGTAATAAAAAGCGCCGCCGAACACGATGTCGCCAGTCACCTTGCCGAAGCTCGGCGTCTCGACTTCGACGTCGCGCTGGTAGATGAATGCCGGCACGTTGCGGAAGGTGACGGCGCCGGCGCGCTGGCCGTCCCATTCGACCTGGGCTTCGATGAAACCGGCCGGCGTATCAAAGCCGATGCGCGTCAGCGGCATGCTGCGCTCGACATGGTTGAGCTCCACCAGCACCTTGCCCAGCGCGATGATGCCGTGGCCGCACATGTCGCTATAACCTTCGTTATGGATGAAGATCACGCCGAAATCGGCGGCCGGCGTGACCGGCGGCAACAGGTAGGCGCCGTACATGTCGGCATGGCCGCGCGGTTCGTTCATCAGGAACTGGCGCAGGTCGTCGCGCTGCGCCTTGAGCCAGCAGCGGCGCTCGAGGATGGTCTTGCCGGGCACCGGCGGCAGGCCGGAAATAACGATGCGCAGCGGCTCGCCGCCGGTGTGTGCATCTACCGTATGGATGGTGCGTGTATAACTTAGCATGGGAAATTTTGTACGAAGAGAACCGCGGGCGAGACGTGGGCAAAAAAACCTGCCCACCCTACTTCGCTTGCCTGGAGGTAGGGTGGGCACCTGTGCCCACGCGTTGGTTGCTTAGTAGCTGGTCAAAGCTTCCGGCACGCCGCCCTTGAAGCGGAACACGGTTACAGGCGATTGCTTCAGGTCGTGGTTGGCGTCGAATTCATAAGAGCCGGCTACGCCCTTGTAGTGAATCTTTTCCAGCGCCGATACGTATTGCTTCGGCTCTACCGAGTTGGCGTCCTTCATCGCCTGCGCGATCACCATCATGCCGTCGTAGAACGAAGCAGCGTAGGTTTCCGCAGGACGGTTGTAACGCTTCTGGTAGTCGGCCGCAAAGGTTTTGCCCGAAGCCAGCTTGTCCAGCATGGCGCCGCCCTGGGTGCAGTACACCTGGTCGGTAATCGCATCGCCGCCCAGACGGCCCATCTCCGGCGCGCAGATGCCATCGCCGCCGAGGAACTTGGCGCTTACGCCCAATTGCTTCATCTGGCGCATCATCGGTCCGCCCTGCGGCGAGTAGCCGCCGTAGAAAATCGCGTCCGGTTTCTTCGACTTGATGGAGGTCAGGATAGCGGTGAAATCGGTTGCCTTGTCATTGGTGAAGTCGTTGCCGAGCACCTTGATGCCGTTGGCCTTGGCGACTTTCGAAAACTCTTCCGCCAGGCCCTGGCCGTAGGCGGTGCGGTCGTCGATGATCGCTACGGTCTTGACCTTCAATTCCTTGGCTGCGTACAGCGCCATCTTGCCGCCCAGCTGGCTGTCGCTGGCCGCTACCCGGAATACCGAGTGGAACCCTTGCAGGGTCACTTTCGGATTGGAGGCCACGGTGCCCATCACGATGCCGGCGTCGTTATAGACGCGCGAAGCAGGAATGGTCACGCCCGAGTTGTAAGGACCGACCACTGCCTTGACGCCCATGTCGACCAGCTTTTGCGCTACGCCGACACCGGCGCGCGGATCGGCCTGGTCGTCTTCCATCTGCGCTTCGAACTTGATTTTCTTGCCGCCGATGACCATGCCCTGGCTATTGAGCTTGTCGATCGCCATGGCCAGGCCGCCCTGGTTGTCGCGACCGGCAGATGCCTGCGGGCCGGTCAGCGGGCCGCTGAAACCGATCTTTACTACTTGTGTCTCCTGCGCCATAACGAGCGCTGGGAATGCAGCCAACATCACCATCATCAGTTTGGTCCGTGCGTACATGGCGTATCCTTTCGTCTGTCTTTAATAATAGTGTTTTTTTAATATCGGCACCCATCGTCAGGCGTGGGAAACCGGGGACGTCTCTTGCAGATCGAATCCTAGCAGGGACGCCGCCGCATTAAATTCTTTTATGCGGCGGCTTCTCCGTAGATTCGATGGCAAAATGACTCGATCCAGCAGGAATTCTAGTTGCTATCCCTGCGGCAGGGGAAACAAATTGGCCGGGGCCGGAATCGGCGTGGCTAGTGGCAATCGGGCACGTTCTGGTCCAGGTAGACCTCGAAGGCGACGTTGCTGATCCATTTTTTTCGATTGCCGGCCCAGTAGCTGCTGTCCAGCGCACTGGCCGTCTGCTGCAGGTAATCGCCCAGTCCGGTATCGGCCGGCCTTACCGCAAAAGTCAGCGTGGCCGGATTGGCGGGCAGCGGCAAGCTGGCTGAAAACTTTTTCCATTCGGGTAAATCCAGCATGCCGTTCAGGACCGCGTCGTCATGGACGGCGGCGTCGCAGGCTCCGGTCCGGAGCGCCAGCAAGGCGTCGGCCGGCGCTTTATATACTTTTTCAACAGCGCCATAAGCGGCCGCCATGCTGCCGACGTAGGCCCCGCCCTGCGCCACGCAGATGCTGCGCCCGCGCAGCTGCGCCAGGCGCTTGATGTCGGTATCGCTGCGCATGATCAGTTTGGGGTTGGCCTGGTAGGCTGTCGGCAGCAGTCTTGCGCTGGCGCCGAACGTGTCGGCGTCGGCCTGCTTCAGGTTCAACAGCAGCAGGTCGACCTTGCCTTGCGCCAGCAGCTGTTGCCGGTCCCGCGCCGTCACTTTCACCGTGCGCAGCCTGACGCCCAGGCGCTGCGCCAGGTCGGCGGCGACGGTCGTGTCGAAACTCTCGGCCGTGCGGTATTTTGCGCCGGCGACATGGGCCGGCGCGACATAGCTGACGCCGACCACCAGCTGGCCGCGCTGCCTGATTTGCTGCAAGCTGGCCGCCGTCGCGCTGAGCGGCAGCGCGCAGGCCAGCAGCAACAGTAAAAATCGGCGGAAGAAAAACGGCGGTTTCATGAACTTGGATCAGACGTATTGATAACGCAGCACCCTGTGCTTCAGGTTTTCCAGGATGAACTGGTCGATCAACGCAGCCAGGATTGCAATGGCTAGGATGTTGGTCATCACGCCGACCATGTCGGCGGTTTCGCCGGCGTAGGCCAGGGTCCGTCCCAGCCCCTTGCCGAAGCCGATCAGCATCTCGGCTGAAATCAGCGCGCGCCAGGCATTGCCGAACGCCAGCTGGGCGCCGGTGATCAGCTCCGGCATCACTGCCGGCAGGTACACCCGTTTCAGCATGTCCCAGCGCGTGGCGCCCATCACCCGCGCCGCCGAGACGTGCACTTGCTGCACGCTCTCGGTGGCGTTCATGACGCTCAGCGCGGCCGGGAAAAAAGCCGCCATCGCCACCACCACCATGATCGGCAGGTTGCCGAAGCCCATCAGGATCAGGAACAAGGGCACCCAGGCGATCGACGGGATCGATTGCAGGATGATGATGGCCGATTTCAGCACTTCGCGGAAGAAAAACAGCACCGCGCCGACCAGGCCGAAGCCGATGCCGAACAGCATCGCCGCCGCATAACCGCCGCCGAGCCGGGTCAGGCTGCCCCACAAGGCGGTGCGGAATTCCGGCGTCAGCGCTTCCTGCCACAAGCGTCCCAGCACCGGCAGCACGCCCGGCATCAGGAAATCAGGCAGCGACCAGGCGGCGATCTGCCACAGCAGGAAAATCAGCAGGATAGCCAGCAGCATGGCGAGTTTTTTGCGATAACCGACCAGCCGGCTTTGAGTGCTCATAGATAAACCAAAACAATTCTTGTGTAATGAAAAAAGCTGATTGCGGAACGATCAGAGCTTGCGGCTTTTTTGCCAGTCGAGGTCGATGATCGCATTTACATCGAACGGCTTGCCGTCACGCGTTTTCAGCGAACCCTGGTCTTGCAGGATATTCGCCAGCTCCTGCATGCGCGCCAGCTCCTTGGCGGTCAGCACGGCGCTGAAGGTCTGGCTCTTGATGGCGTCGCGGATCACCGTTTCGCGCGGCAGCTCGCCCTGCTTCAGGGTTTTCAAGGTGGGATCGGCGATGAAGTAGCTGGCGATCAGCTTCGACGCCGCGGCCGGATCTTTCTGCAGGAGTTCGATCGCTTCACGCTGCGCATCCAGCGATTTCCACACCGCGTCGCGGCGCTTCGCCAGCGTTTCGCCGGAAGTGATCACCACCATGCAGGGGAAAGGCCAGACTTCGCCGACTTCATAAATCTGCTTCACCGGCGCCACCAGTTTGGCGATGCTGGCTTGCGGCTCGAACAGGAAAGCAGCGTCGACCCGTTTGCCAACCAGCGATTGCACCGCCACCTGCGGACTGACGCCGAGGATGTTGACGTCGTCGGCTTTCAGGCCGGCGTTCTTGAGCGTCACGCCTTTGAGTACGGTGTCGGCGGTGCTGCCTTCGGCCTGTGAAGCCAGGGTGTGTCCCTTCAGCCCGGCCACATCCTTGATGCCGCTGTCCTCACGTACCACAATCGCGTGATAGCCGTGCTGGGCGCCGGCCACTACCTTGAGGTCGGCGCCTTTGGAAGCCCACGCCGCGGCATTGGTGAAACCCAGCACGCCGCTATCGAGCTGGCCGCCGACGATGGCCTTGATCAGGTCGGTGCCCGACTTGAACTCGACCAGTTCCACTTCCAGGCCGTGCTTCTTGTAGAAGCCGCCTTCAAAGGCGGCAATCGCCTGCGCATCGTCCATGACGCGCAGATAGCCGATCTTGAATTTTTCGGCGGCGCCGGCGTGTCCAGCCAGCGTCAGCAAAAGCGCCGGCAGGATGAACAGCCGTTTTAGTTTGACGTTAAATATCATGCTGCGATTCCCTCAAGTTTTTTTGCGAATGCGTCTTGCTCTGCGTGAATCCCGAGCAGGCAAAGAATTTCCCGACGGATGGCGGCAAATTCGGATAGGTCGTGGGTTTTCTCGTGGTGGTTCAGGTTGAACTCGCGCAGCACCGTGGCCGGACGCGGACTGAACACCAGGATGCGGTCGGCCAGGAACAAGGCTTCGTCGACATCGTGCGTCACCAGCAGCACGGTCGGCCGTTCTTCGCGGATCAGCTGGCGCAGGGAATCCTGCAGGGTCATGCGGGTCAGTGCATCCAACGCGCCAAACGGTTCGTCCAGCAGCAATACTTTGGGTTTGG
Proteins encoded in this region:
- a CDS encoding delta(1)-pyrroline-2-carboxylate reductase family protein is translated as MRILDAESTAAALPYAELVPALVKVAQQLRQGEINAPERMVVEIDKASVLLCMPAVAADIGMTKLITVHANNAQYQLPAIQGEVVVFDAASGRRLALLHGPTVTARRTAAVSLLGIEALLPSKPKSAFLIGTGVQAIAHADGLAEYFGVTEFWVAARDLEKTQAFCAALQQRHPQIAVKAMAAAALATDLPHTDVVIALTTSRTAVIPVSIAATTLAIGVGAFKPDMVEFPAELLHSRTVVVDCLAGAKHEAGDLLQAQIDWSKVRELPDVLAHGFVRQAVLPVYKTVGQAAWDLAAARVAIASLDLYKPA
- the lhpH gene encoding trans-3-hydroxy-L-proline dehydratase, which gives rise to MLSYTRTIHTVDAHTGGEPLRIVISGLPPVPGKTILERRCWLKAQRDDLRQFLMNEPRGHADMYGAYLLPPVTPAADFGVIFIHNEGYSDMCGHGIIALGKVLVELNHVERSMPLTRIGFDTPAGFIEAQVEWDGQRAGAVTFRNVPAFIYQRDVEVETPSFGKVTGDIVFGGAFYYYMNADQAGVKIKPEQVGSLIQLGAETKQAVKDQVKIQHPLEPGLDTLYGTIIDGAPNDAGADQANVCIFADREVDRSPTGTGTSGRAAQLFLRQKLALNQVLVNESIVGSCFRVRVTGTTKVGEFDAVHTEVTGNAHIMGFNQWVLEDSDPFPQGFFLR
- a CDS encoding branched-chain amino acid ABC transporter substrate-binding protein, with translation MYARTKLMMVMLAAFPALVMAQETQVVKIGFSGPLTGPQASAGRDNQGGLAMAIDKLNSQGMVIGGKKIKFEAQMEDDQADPRAGVGVAQKLVDMGVKAVVGPYNSGVTIPASRVYNDAGIVMGTVASNPKVTLQGFHSVFRVAASDSQLGGKMALYAAKELKVKTVAIIDDRTAYGQGLAEEFSKVAKANGIKVLGNDFTNDKATDFTAILTSIKSKKPDAIFYGGYSPQGGPMMRQMKQLGVSAKFLGGDGICAPEMGRLGGDAITDQVYCTQGGAMLDKLASGKTFAADYQKRYNRPAETYAASFYDGMMVIAQAMKDANSVEPKQYVSALEKIHYKGVAGSYEFDANHDLKQSPVTVFRFKGGVPEALTSY
- a CDS encoding transporter substrate-binding domain-containing protein — encoded protein: MKPPFFFRRFLLLLLACALPLSATAASLQQIRQRGQLVVGVSYVAPAHVAGAKYRTAESFDTTVAADLAQRLGVRLRTVKVTARDRQQLLAQGKVDLLLLNLKQADADTFGASARLLPTAYQANPKLIMRSDTDIKRLAQLRGRSICVAQGGAYVGSMAAAYGAVEKVYKAPADALLALRTGACDAAVHDDAVLNGMLDLPEWKKFSASLPLPANPATLTFAVRPADTGLGDYLQQTASALDSSYWAGNRKKWISNVAFEVYLDQNVPDCH
- a CDS encoding ABC transporter permease; amino-acid sequence: MSTQSRLVGYRKKLAMLLAILLIFLLWQIAAWSLPDFLMPGVLPVLGRLWQEALTPEFRTALWGSLTRLGGGYAAAMLFGIGFGLVGAVLFFFREVLKSAIIILQSIPSIAWVPLFLILMGFGNLPIMVVVAMAAFFPAALSVMNATESVQQVHVSAARVMGATRWDMLKRVYLPAVMPELITGAQLAFGNAWRALISAEMLIGFGKGLGRTLAYAGETADMVGVMTNILAIAILAALIDQFILENLKHRVLRYQYV
- a CDS encoding ABC transporter substrate-binding protein; translation: MIFNVKLKRLFILPALLLTLAGHAGAAEKFKIGYLRVMDDAQAIAAFEGGFYKKHGLEVELVEFKSGTDLIKAIVGGQLDSGVLGFTNAAAWASKGADLKVVAGAQHGYHAIVVREDSGIKDVAGLKGHTLASQAEGSTADTVLKGVTLKNAGLKADDVNILGVSPQVAVQSLVGKRVDAAFLFEPQASIAKLVAPVKQIYEVGEVWPFPCMVVITSGETLAKRRDAVWKSLDAQREAIELLQKDPAAASKLIASYFIADPTLKTLKQGELPRETVIRDAIKSQTFSAVLTAKELARMQELANILQDQGSLKTRDGKPFDVNAIIDLDWQKSRKL